A segment of the Candidatus Pelagisphaera phototrophica genome:
GTCGACTCTCGGCCTTTGCCGCAAAAGCCGAAAACAGGAAAATGATTAGGATTTTAGTGGGGCTGTGGGATAGCATAACGATTTCGACTTATGGCACCGAGTCGTTCGCACGCAAACCATTTCCCACCGAGAATCCGTGCTCGCGGAGTCTCTGATTGGCTTCAATACCTTTCAAAGGCGATCGTTAATCTCATCCACATAGGGTTTTACCATTTTCCCATCGACTCCTTAAACCGAACTTTTTTCCCACATATCGTGGATCCGATTCAAATAACGCTTAATGGCTGCAAAGACCTTCTTCTGCGGAATTTTGATCTTCCAGTCCCCATGCTCAGCTCCCCCCAACTCGTACTTCGAATGGAGAGAGACCAGCGGACGAATGCCATAGGACCTTAGCTCCTTGAAAAAGCCATCAAAATCCACCATCCAATAACCAAGTGGAACATTCTTAGGCTTCCACTTCCCATTGGTCCTTACCCAGTTAAAGTCCTTGATCGGCATAGTCCAGATTTGGTCCTTTAAATAGCTGAGACCCAGAGGCTAGGATTAACCTCCATCCACCGTGGCATGCCGTATGTCGTATTGGCACCCCAGCCACCGAGAACCCTGTCCTTCCAGCAAGTGAGCCAAATCGGTAACAAAAGACCCCTCCACTTAGCCAGCATGGTTCTGATAAGCACAATGCTGGCCTTGGGAACGGTTGAACTTTTCTAGTTCGTCGAGAGCATCGTTGCCATGGAATAGAATTTACTGCATGCTCCGCCCTTTCTTGGGCCGAAAACTTCCCATGCGAGAGTGCTTAAACCCCAATTGAGCAGCAGTCTTCAAAGATTGAATACTAGGACCTTCAGAAAAACTATTTATCCCAGAGATCAACATGTTGGGTTTTAAGTCTGCCACGTTGATTGCCTCAGCCGCTTTCGGCAAGTCATCCACCGCCCGCTCCGGTTCCACGTGCCCTTTGTCTCTCACCGTCAAATCGACTCCATCGAATCCCATCTCCGCGGTCACTTCTGCCATGTCCGTGAAGTTGAGAAACTGAAGATGCTTGGAAAACAGGTGCACTGACAATCGGTCCGCTCCCTTTCCAGACATCGTTTTTCTTTTGGAAGAAGCAAGTCCAGTGGTAATTCTGATTGTTCCCGCAAAAGCTAGTTTCCCAAATTCACGCCGATACATTTCCATACCAATACAATCTAGCCTTCGATCGCATTTTCAGTCCTAAAGTCTCACCTGCCAATCCAAGCAATTTTACCTCGCGGCACTTGACCCCAATCAGGGTCCTCCGTAACTACCACCATGGATATTTCCTCTCATTCAGTCCAGATCATCGACGCAAGCCTCCATTTCCTTCCTATCGAGATGCGGGTACCTTTGAAATTCGGGCGCCAAGTTCTGACCAAAGTCGTTTGCGCCAGGGCATGCTTGAAGGTTCAAGGAACTGACGGCAAAACCGCGGTCGGCTGGGGCGAAACGCCTCTAAGTGTCGGATGGGTTTGGCCTTCTACAATCGACTATAAAGCCCGCGAATCCGCACTCCAAACATTCACCAAAACACTCACCCGGGAATTCAGACAATTCCCCTGTCAAGGCCATGCCCTCGTAATTGGCCATTCGTTTATGGAAACCCGGTTATTGGATCTCCAGTCAGCGTTCAACGCGGAAAGGGAGGAATCGCATCACCTTCCTCACCTAGCCGCACTCGTTTGCTTTTCACCCTTGGATATCGCCCTCCATGATGCGTATGGGAACCTTTGCGACCAGCCGGTTTACAAAACCTACACGAGCGAATATCTCAACATGGACCTCTCTCATTTTCTGAAACCTAAAGAGCGGTTCAAAGGCAAATTCCCCTCCGACTACTTTTCCCAACCAAAAGAAAAACTCCCGGTATGGCACCTTGTTGGTGGCTTGGATCCAATCGAGGAAAGCCAGCTCGACGGTAGCGAACCCGATGATGGATACCCAGTCTTAATCCGCGACTGGATCGACCAAGACGGCTTGAATTGTCTGAAAATAAAACTACGTGGAGACGATTCTGGATGGGACTACGACCGGCTCGTTGCAATTGGGAAAATCGCTCTGGAGAAAGATGTGGAATGGCTCACGACAGATTTCAACTGCGCGGTAACGGAACCGGAGTATGTGAATGAAATTCTAGACAAACTGAAAGACGAACATCCGAGAATCTATCAATCGATCCTCTACGTCGAGCAGCCATTCCCCTATGACATCGAGACCCATAAAATCGATGTTCGCAGCGTCAGCGCCCGCAAACCACTTTTTATGGACGAGAGTGCTCACGACTGGAAACTCGTTCGCCTGGGACGGGAACTGGGTTGGACGGGAGTGGCCCTAAAAACTTGTAAGACTCAAACTGGCGCCCTACTCAGCCTCTGCTGGGCGAAAGAACATGGAATGACTCTGATGGTTCAGGACCTCACAAACCCTATGCTCGCCCAATTGCCTCATGTCCAACTTGCCAATCACGCTGGTACGATCATGGGTGTGGAAAGCAATGGCATGCAGTTTTACCCAGCCGCCTCTCTTGAAGAGCAAGCCGTTCACCCCGGCATCTTTCAACGTCGCAATGGTATCCTTGATTTAAGCACAATTCAAGGTAGCGGCTTCGGTTACCGGGTCGGTGAAATCAAACGCCAACTCCCAGAACCTGCGGTAGAATTTGAAAAGGCAGATTAAACTCGCCACGATTCCAGCTTTCAAACTTAAGCCTTAGCGGCTCACTACCTCGAGTAGCGTTCGAACGCTTGGGCGATTTTCGCCTGCTCCGTGTTGCCCTTATGAAAGATAATTCGATGCTTCATAAAGAACCGCGTCCCCTCGGTGAGAGTGAACGTTTTATCGTCCCGAGATTTATCCAGACTATTAAATCCAAAAGGGTTCGCCGTGAAAAGCCCGTAGTCTCGAACGTGCCAGGGGGTGGGGTAGCGAAAACTTGACGGATGATTCAGAATCGCAATGCCCACATGATCGCCTTCCAAAGGCCCGTGGTAATCGACCCAGGCAGCTCGCTTGCTCCAAGTATCGCCATCGCGGATACCTTCGCTATTAAAAATACGTCCACCCTTTCCTTCCTTCAAGGCCATTGCGGATGGAATGCGGACGCTCAGTCCCGCATCTTTAATATCCCCAACCCGCACATCGCCATATTCCGCGATAAACGAAATATCAAAATCTAGAACAACCTGATTCTTCGTCTTTCGAATCACGATGGTTCGCTCATCTGACATAAGCTTTTTGCCATCGCTGCCCACGTAGTCGTTTCGTGTTTTAACAATTGCTCGCTTCTCGTTCGCATCAATCTGGGAAAACTCCCGATGAACAGTTCGCCCTATCTTTTTCTTGAATGCCGTCAGCTTATCAGCATCGAGTTTCTTTTCAGTCCCGGTTCGCAACTCGAGCCATGTATCAAATCCATTGATGTTTTGATGCCCAAACCAAATCGAACGGTGATGCGGGTGATCAAACTGCTCGCCATCGACTTCTTTCATCGGATAGGCCCGGGTCATCGGCTTCCCCGTCGGACCAATAAAAGGCCATAGGTACGGTTTATTCGCCTGATCAACGATGTAGTTTGTAACCAGTTCGCGATCATATTTAACAGTGAGGCCAAAGTCAGTTTCTTCGATCGAAAAGCCTTCATCTGCCAAGCTAGCCGGGAAAATTGCTACCGCGAGAGCGGTCAATGCAGCGATTGAGAAATTATTCGGTTTCATAGGCATAGCGCTGAGGTTGTAAATCGGAGATTATTTAGAATAGTTGCACAGGGAATAACGAGACTGAAGAAGGATGAGAAAACTCTTTCTACGCAGATCGACTTGGACGGGCACAAACACATTAGAGACCTTCTACCCCAAAATAGTCGACTGCATTCTGGTAGCAAATGTTCCTAACCATACCACCCACCAACTCCATGTCCTTTGGAAGCTCACCGTTTTCAACGTCGGTACCAACCAAATTGCACAATATCCGTCTAAAATACTCGTGTCGTGGATACGAAAGGAAGGAACGGGAATCAGTTAGCATCCCCACAAACCGCGGGAACAGACCTAGATTGGAAAGGGCATTCATCTGAGCCGCCATGGCTTCCTTCTGGTCCAGATGCCACCAACCGGTGCCAAGCTGCATTTTCCCAGGTATCACTCCATCCTGGAAATTTCCCAACATCGTCGCTACCGAATAATTGTCTGACCAATTCAAATTGTATACGACGGTTTTAGGCAACTGATTCGTCTGGTCCAAACTGTCGAAAAATTTTCCCATCGTCTCGACCTGCGGCGTGTCGCCAATCGAATCAAAGCCCGTGTCCGGCCCCACCGCATTAAACATACGGGTATTGTTGCTTCTGAGCGCTCCCAAATGCAGCTGCATAGCCCAAGCTTTCTCCGCATTCCAGCGCCCTACTTCCCTCATCAGAAAGAAGCCAAACTGTTCTCTTTCGCTTTTCGAAGCAGCCGTTCCCTTTCGAGTATTGTTAAACACATTACTGACGGTTGCTTCACTCGTTTCAGCGTAGAAACAACGCTCAAGTCCGTGATCCGTCAGCCGCCCGCCCATCTCATGGAAAAAGTCGTGCCTCTTTTTCAGTGCATCCAAAAAGGAACTCAGAGAATCGATGGCAATGCCGGCTACCTCTCCCAAACGGCCGACCCATTCGTTGAAGGCGGTAGGGTTATCCACTTGGAGCCCTTTGTCTGGCCGAAACGTCGGAATCACTTTTGTATCCAAATCCATCGACTGAATCGCCTGATGGTTCTCCAGGGAATCGGTGGGATCGTCAGTGGTACCGACTACCTTCACTTTAAAACGCTTCAAGATTCCATGAGCACTCAAATCATCTGACTTCAGCGTTTCATTACCGGTTTCCCAAATTTCTTTGGCAGTGTCCTCGTTGATCGGAAGATCAATGTCAAAGTATCGCTGGAGCTCTAGATGGCTCCAGTGGTAAAGCGGATTACGCAACGTATGGGGCACTGTTTTACACCAGGCCAGAAATTTTTCATAGGGATCAGCGTCTCCTGTGCAAAGCGGCTCAGGGACTCCGTTAGCCCGCATCGCGCGCCATTTATAGTGATCCCCCTCCAGCCATATCTCGAACAAATTGGCGAAGCGACGATTGCCCGCTACGTCTTCTGGGGGAAGATGACAATGATAGTCAAATATGGGTTCGTTCTTAGCGTATTCATGATACAACGTACGTGCGGTATCGTTTTGAAGCAGAAAATCGTCGGTGATAAATGACATGATGAGATTCTCGTATTAAAGGATTGTTTACAGATTCGGATTGGCAATGCCTTCTAGAAATTCCGAATAGTCGGTGTACGCACTTAGTTTTTCCTGTGCGGCGTCGCACTCTCTCTCCTTCGCCAACCCAGTATTCCGCGCCAGGAAGATAATATAGCTTGCCACCTTTTGGCAAAACCTCAGCCGGCCTTCATCGCTAATGGAATAAAATCGTTCTCGCTGCTGGTAACCCGCGGCAGAATGATCACCCAAAGTCTCTTTTCTCGGTCGCCCTTCCCTCGCCAGCACGAACAGAAAATTATACTCGAACCAGAACATGTGACCCGGGTTGGGAACAAGAGCTTCCAAGGCGCTGCGACAAGTTTCGAGCGAATCGAATACCTGAGTCGCGGCTCCCTCCAATTCCAAAGCATTCACTATGAATTCCCTGGCCATAGTTCGCTCAGTTTCCTCCAAACTGAAGGCTCCCACCACCGCAAGCTCCAAAGTAAACGCATACCAGTCACGCCATAAAGCCTGATCAGCCTCACGCTTAGACTCGGATAAAGCCAATCCCATTTCATAGGTGTAGCGCCCGCTCGTCTTGATCTCCAAGTTTCCACCGGTAACCTCACCCATCACTTGATAATTCTCTGCCGACTTGCCCGAACCTGAATGGAATCCGATACTCACTCCAAAAGCTTCGCAAACCTTCCATTGTCGAACGATCAGATCTTTCAACTCTCCATTACTCGGATACGGCATGTTTTTCTGGAAGCCAAAAGCTGGGGCGACAAACTGTACCGGCATCCCCAATACTTCGCAAAGCGCTAGCATTATTCCTGTCGTCTCCGGCTTTGTCAGTCCAGGAAGCTCGTCGATGGAAAGCTCACGCAAGTACGCTCGTCCCACTTCCGTCGTAAATGCTGCCTCACGAGCGCGGCGATATTTTCCATCACGCGCCTTCATTTTTTTCATCGCCGGCCAGACATAGCACAGCAACGCGTCCCGCTCCGTCTCATCCAAAGTAATCCCTGCTGCCGCGACGCGTTCTGAAACCTTGGCCACGAGGTCCGGATCAATCTCGACATCAACGTATGATCGTTGCTCTGCTTCAGCTTCAGGAATTTGGGTTTCAGCCAATTCGGGCGACAAATCAAAGGTGATATAGGAAGCAAACAAACAACCAGCTACCAGCGCATCTTCTCTAGAATCAAATTTTCCGCCAATCGGCTGATGATCCGCATTGAAACTCCAGGCAATTTTGTGGCTATGGAATCCCGTCTTCAATTTTGAAAGAACACAACCATGACTCATCCCCTCTACCGATTGTCCTTGGTGACCTTCTGGAACGCTTGTTCCAATAAATGGAAACGGCACTTTGTCTAATTCGTTAGCCAACATTACGTCTACATCAAAAACCAGTTCTCTGGGGATGCTGTTCTGATTGGCCGTTAATCCTATTCCCAGATTCGCCATGGTC
Coding sequences within it:
- a CDS encoding mandelate racemase/muconate lactonizing enzyme family protein yields the protein MDISSHSVQIIDASLHFLPIEMRVPLKFGRQVLTKVVCARACLKVQGTDGKTAVGWGETPLSVGWVWPSTIDYKARESALQTFTKTLTREFRQFPCQGHALVIGHSFMETRLLDLQSAFNAEREESHHLPHLAALVCFSPLDIALHDAYGNLCDQPVYKTYTSEYLNMDLSHFLKPKERFKGKFPSDYFSQPKEKLPVWHLVGGLDPIEESQLDGSEPDDGYPVLIRDWIDQDGLNCLKIKLRGDDSGWDYDRLVAIGKIALEKDVEWLTTDFNCAVTEPEYVNEILDKLKDEHPRIYQSILYVEQPFPYDIETHKIDVRSVSARKPLFMDESAHDWKLVRLGRELGWTGVALKTCKTQTGALLSLCWAKEHGMTLMVQDLTNPMLAQLPHVQLANHAGTIMGVESNGMQFYPAASLEEQAVHPGIFQRRNGILDLSTIQGSGFGYRVGEIKRQLPEPAVEFEKAD
- a CDS encoding tagaturonate epimerase family protein, with amino-acid sequence MSPDFCLDWEALQSNLRSNQGIDVFPLSHFETGDGKWSLVSDASGDHAWRLENVGDAGSGCGLQGCAEIDGATYFPASFENLIAIKNRIQEFESESSVFPTAEGSLGKSTLGIGARFTTLHWPGVDWTMANLGIGLTANQNSIPRELVFDVDVMLANELDKVPFPFIGTSVPEGHQGQSVEGMSHGCVLSKLKTGFHSHKIAWSFNADHQPIGGKFDSREDALVAGCLFASYITFDLSPELAETQIPEAEAEQRSYVDVEIDPDLVAKVSERVAAAGITLDETERDALLCYVWPAMKKMKARDGKYRRAREAAFTTEVGRAYLRELSIDELPGLTKPETTGIMLALCEVLGMPVQFVAPAFGFQKNMPYPSNGELKDLIVRQWKVCEAFGVSIGFHSGSGKSAENYQVMGEVTGGNLEIKTSGRYTYEMGLALSESKREADQALWRDWYAFTLELAVVGAFSLEETERTMAREFIVNALELEGAATQVFDSLETCRSALEALVPNPGHMFWFEYNFLFVLAREGRPRKETLGDHSAAGYQQRERFYSISDEGRLRFCQKVASYIIFLARNTGLAKERECDAAQEKLSAYTDYSEFLEGIANPNL
- the uxaC gene encoding glucuronate isomerase, which translates into the protein MSFITDDFLLQNDTARTLYHEYAKNEPIFDYHCHLPPEDVAGNRRFANLFEIWLEGDHYKWRAMRANGVPEPLCTGDADPYEKFLAWCKTVPHTLRNPLYHWSHLELQRYFDIDLPINEDTAKEIWETGNETLKSDDLSAHGILKRFKVKVVGTTDDPTDSLENHQAIQSMDLDTKVIPTFRPDKGLQVDNPTAFNEWVGRLGEVAGIAIDSLSSFLDALKKRHDFFHEMGGRLTDHGLERCFYAETSEATVSNVFNNTRKGTAASKSEREQFGFFLMREVGRWNAEKAWAMQLHLGALRSNNTRMFNAVGPDTGFDSIGDTPQVETMGKFFDSLDQTNQLPKTVVYNLNWSDNYSVATMLGNFQDGVIPGKMQLGTGWWHLDQKEAMAAQMNALSNLGLFPRFVGMLTDSRSFLSYPRHEYFRRILCNLVGTDVENGELPKDMELVGGMVRNICYQNAVDYFGVEGL
- a CDS encoding PmoA family protein, which codes for MKPNNFSIAALTALAVAIFPASLADEGFSIEETDFGLTVKYDRELVTNYIVDQANKPYLWPFIGPTGKPMTRAYPMKEVDGEQFDHPHHRSIWFGHQNINGFDTWLELRTGTEKKLDADKLTAFKKKIGRTVHREFSQIDANEKRAIVKTRNDYVGSDGKKLMSDERTIVIRKTKNQVVLDFDISFIAEYGDVRVGDIKDAGLSVRIPSAMALKEGKGGRIFNSEGIRDGDTWSKRAAWVDYHGPLEGDHVGIAILNHPSSFRYPTPWHVRDYGLFTANPFGFNSLDKSRDDKTFTLTEGTRFFMKHRIIFHKGNTEQAKIAQAFERYSR